In Mucilaginibacter celer, one DNA window encodes the following:
- a CDS encoding glycosyl hydrolase family 18 protein, with protein sequence MKKTLNSRLLWCIAVVFFALSSCRKDNFSPNQPNGPVDNAPQKAVNVDAVPGFKVVGYLPSWAGAVSSVQFSKLTHVNYAFVQPTTSGGIGPVDNVSKLQSLVSTGHANGVKVLVSFGGWNDGNDSAFETLAANATSRNNFVTNLVNFANQYNLDGIDIDWEYPDDGASANNYAALMSSLSTALHNQGKLLTAAVISNDGSGVLNSVFGVVDFLNLMAYDGDGSNHSPYSLAQTSLNYWIGRGLPKAKAILGVPFYGREPYTSYADILAGGGSPNSDSWNGIGYNGIPTIKSKTTLAINQGGGIMMWELSQDATGANSLLSAINSVINGTTPPSGTPPIGTVISLKGFNNKYVSGENGTTAMTCTRTTAGDWEHFTVLDAGAGKIYLRSMGKYVSSENGTQAITCNRTTPGDWEKFDWIVTTDGKITLRGNNGKFISSENGTQAMTCNRATASGWEAFGLNQ encoded by the coding sequence ATGAAAAAAACCTTAAACTCCCGCCTGCTATGGTGTATAGCAGTAGTGTTCTTTGCACTGTCATCGTGTCGCAAGGATAATTTTTCGCCAAATCAGCCTAATGGTCCGGTTGATAATGCACCTCAAAAAGCTGTTAACGTTGATGCCGTTCCCGGCTTTAAGGTAGTGGGCTACCTGCCAAGCTGGGCTGGTGCCGTTAGCTCGGTGCAGTTTTCAAAATTAACGCATGTTAACTATGCCTTTGTGCAACCTACTACTTCGGGTGGTATTGGTCCGGTTGATAATGTATCCAAACTGCAAAGCCTGGTATCAACCGGTCATGCCAATGGCGTAAAAGTATTGGTATCATTCGGCGGCTGGAACGATGGTAACGACAGCGCTTTCGAAACCCTGGCAGCCAATGCTACATCGCGCAATAACTTTGTAACCAACCTGGTAAACTTTGCCAACCAGTACAACCTGGATGGTATCGATATCGACTGGGAATACCCGGACGACGGCGCTTCGGCCAATAACTACGCTGCGCTGATGTCATCATTAAGCACCGCGCTGCATAACCAGGGTAAACTGCTTACAGCTGCTGTAATATCTAACGATGGCTCGGGTGTGTTGAACAGCGTTTTTGGCGTTGTTGATTTTTTAAACCTGATGGCTTATGATGGCGACGGTTCAAACCACTCGCCATATTCATTGGCCCAAACTTCGTTAAATTATTGGATTGGCAGGGGTTTGCCTAAAGCCAAAGCTATTTTGGGCGTTCCGTTTTATGGCAGGGAGCCGTATACATCTTACGCAGATATTTTGGCAGGTGGCGGCAGCCCTAATTCTGATAGCTGGAATGGTATTGGCTACAACGGAATCCCAACCATTAAAAGCAAAACCACGCTGGCTATTAACCAGGGCGGTGGTATCATGATGTGGGAATTATCGCAGGATGCCACAGGCGCTAACTCCCTGTTATCAGCCATTAATTCGGTTATTAACGGTACAACTCCGCCTTCGGGAACTCCGCCTATCGGTACAGTAATATCGCTTAAAGGGTTCAACAACAAATACGTAAGCGGGGAAAACGGCACCACAGCCATGACCTGTACCCGCACTACTGCCGGCGATTGGGAACACTTTACCGTGCTTGATGCCGGTGCAGGCAAAATTTACCTGCGCAGCATGGGCAAATACGTATCATCAGAAAACGGTACACAAGCTATCACCTGTAACCGCACCACACCGGGCGACTGGGAAAAATTTGACTGGATAGTAACCACCGATGGTAAGATCACCCTGCGCGGCAACAACGGCAAATTTATTTCGAGCGAGAACGGCACCCAGGCCATGACCTGTAACCGCGCCACCGCATCGGGCTGGGAAGCTTTCGGGCTGAATCAATAA
- a CDS encoding sensor histidine kinase, with protein sequence MQLFKGKPGIVQLQLLVWLAVSLLLFFSYLPMDGAAQSAVYTILNMAFYAVIIYGNILFLFPVFYQKGRYVWYVLLVIIFIGGTGILRGYLSMWVYNTYFAKTPETINQEAIIKYASGGVLIFVLSLIFRIAIAYFKLKQQTEEIMVQKSQAELNLLKSQVQPHFLFNTLNNIYYEAYREAPRTAALIERLSDIMRYFVDESPKDDVAIGTEVQFIENYIALEKIRIRHEVVVFFEKSFSSDLRIPPMLLMTFVENIFKHGIDKSSEQNLIGISLVQQNGYLFFKTNNTIHTETAGNRTTGFGIVNLTQRLTMLYGQNFELKIDKSNNNFAAYLKIPVS encoded by the coding sequence ATGCAATTGTTTAAAGGCAAGCCAGGCATTGTTCAACTCCAGCTCTTGGTATGGCTGGCGGTATCGCTGCTGCTATTTTTTTCTTATCTGCCGATGGATGGCGCAGCACAATCGGCTGTTTACACCATTTTGAATATGGCGTTTTACGCTGTTATCATCTACGGTAATATCCTGTTCCTGTTCCCGGTATTTTATCAAAAAGGCAGGTATGTTTGGTATGTGCTGCTGGTAATTATTTTTATAGGGGGCACCGGCATCCTCAGGGGGTATCTGAGCATGTGGGTTTATAATACCTATTTTGCAAAAACGCCCGAAACCATCAACCAGGAGGCTATCATTAAATATGCATCGGGCGGGGTACTCATTTTTGTGTTAAGTCTCATTTTCCGCATCGCGATAGCTTATTTTAAGCTGAAACAGCAAACCGAAGAGATTATGGTACAAAAAAGCCAGGCCGAACTCAATCTGCTTAAATCGCAGGTGCAACCGCATTTTTTGTTCAATACACTAAATAATATTTACTACGAAGCCTATCGTGAAGCCCCCCGCACAGCCGCACTTATTGAGCGACTGAGCGATATTATGCGGTATTTTGTTGACGAAAGCCCCAAAGATGATGTAGCCATCGGCACCGAAGTGCAATTCATTGAAAATTACATAGCTTTAGAAAAAATAAGGATCAGGCATGAGGTTGTGGTATTTTTTGAGAAAAGCTTCAGTTCGGATCTCCGTATCCCTCCCATGCTGCTCATGACCTTTGTAGAGAATATTTTTAAACACGGCATTGATAAATCGAGCGAGCAAAACCTCATCGGCATATCTTTGGTGCAACAAAATGGCTACCTTTTTTTTAAAACCAATAATACCATTCATACCGAAACAGCAGGCAACCGGACAACCGGGTTTGGCATTGTTAACTTAACCCAACGGCTAACCATGTTGTACGGGCAAAACTTCGAACTGAAAATAGATAAGAGTAACAACAACTTTGCCGCCTATTTAAAAATTCCGGTATCATGA
- a CDS encoding LytR/AlgR family response regulator transcription factor translates to MNLSCIIIDDEPNAVNLLEMLVQQSTQWQLKAKCYNALEALTFLKTNKVDFIFLDINMPQLTGMELAGLLPSQTKIVFTTAYSEYAAESYAYQTIDYLLKPITLKRFLAAQQKIEAYFGKTEAVAHKTDTADEGYFFVKSGKVLRRILLDEILYFEGEKEYVRLVTGQEQLLIYRRLKDIEEQLSAPFVRVHNSYIVNTKQLVKIQDNHIYIADKHIPVSEKFKDGFMAIINKRIF, encoded by the coding sequence ATGAATTTAAGCTGCATTATTATCGACGATGAGCCAAACGCGGTTAACCTGCTCGAGATGCTGGTGCAGCAAAGTACTCAATGGCAGCTTAAAGCCAAATGTTATAACGCGCTCGAGGCCCTGACTTTTTTAAAAACCAATAAGGTTGATTTTATTTTTTTAGATATCAATATGCCGCAGCTTACCGGTATGGAACTGGCCGGCTTACTGCCATCGCAAACTAAAATTGTATTTACAACCGCTTATTCAGAATATGCTGCCGAAAGCTATGCCTATCAAACTATCGATTACCTGCTGAAACCAATCACCCTGAAACGCTTTCTGGCAGCTCAGCAAAAAATTGAAGCTTACTTTGGCAAAACAGAAGCAGTTGCGCACAAAACAGATACTGCTGATGAGGGATATTTCTTTGTAAAATCGGGCAAGGTACTGCGTCGCATTTTGTTGGATGAGATCTTATATTTTGAAGGAGAAAAAGAATATGTGCGCCTGGTTACCGGACAGGAGCAGTTACTGATTTACCGCAGACTTAAAGATATTGAAGAACAGCTTTCGGCTCCGTTTGTACGAGTACATAACTCCTACATCGTAAACACCAAACAACTGGTAAAAATTCAGGATAATCATATTTACATAGCCGATAAGCATATCCCCGTGAGCGAAAAATTTAAGGATGGTTTTATGGCGATTATTAATAAAAGGATATTTTAG
- a CDS encoding alginate lyase family protein, with translation MKFMNRFGLLIAACTLLLQHAFAQNKASFLMVDEQLLIKSKQLYALGDKEATAKINSIIGRADSALAKEPYSVTYNKTKIAPGNDKHDYVSQAPYWWADPSKPNGLPYIRKDGERNPEIYQLHDRSQLGDMCTAVKQLAFAYYYTGNQKYARKARLLMYTWFVNAKTRMNPNLNYAQYIPGLNDGRGIGIIESRELTVIPDALAMLKGNPAIDVKFSEKMQAWFTAFNNWLQNSPNGKDERSQLNNHGSYYDVQVVDYSLFIGDKTTAIQLLQNTTIPRIEKQFNTDGAQPLELARTKSWDYVNMNLYAWCQLAILANRVGIDLWHKQTPDGKGIKAAVRWLIPYASGEKKWENQQIAGFEYEQLKFIMDKASQQYPDLNFGGVFKRFPTELEVE, from the coding sequence ATGAAATTTATGAATCGCTTCGGTCTGCTTATCGCAGCCTGTACCCTATTATTACAGCATGCTTTTGCACAAAACAAGGCAAGCTTTTTAATGGTTGATGAGCAATTGCTCATCAAATCGAAACAATTGTATGCCCTGGGGGATAAAGAAGCAACTGCAAAAATAAACAGTATTATTGGCCGGGCCGACAGCGCCCTTGCAAAAGAACCATACTCGGTTACCTACAATAAAACAAAGATTGCACCAGGCAATGATAAACACGATTATGTAAGCCAGGCCCCGTACTGGTGGGCCGATCCATCAAAACCCAATGGCTTGCCTTATATTCGTAAAGATGGCGAACGCAACCCGGAGATTTATCAACTGCATGACCGCAGCCAACTGGGTGACATGTGTACTGCCGTAAAGCAACTCGCCTTCGCCTACTATTACACCGGCAACCAAAAGTACGCCCGCAAAGCCAGGTTACTGATGTATACCTGGTTTGTTAATGCTAAAACCCGCATGAACCCAAACCTCAATTATGCGCAATACATCCCCGGGCTTAATGATGGCCGGGGCATTGGCATTATTGAAAGCAGGGAACTAACCGTTATACCCGATGCTTTGGCCATGTTAAAAGGCAACCCCGCAATTGATGTGAAATTTTCGGAAAAGATGCAGGCCTGGTTTACCGCGTTCAACAACTGGTTGCAAAACAGCCCTAACGGTAAAGACGAACGTTCGCAACTCAACAACCATGGCTCGTATTATGATGTGCAGGTTGTTGATTACTCACTTTTTATTGGTGATAAAACAACAGCAATACAACTGCTGCAAAACACCACTATCCCCCGTATAGAAAAACAATTTAACACCGATGGAGCCCAGCCGCTTGAGCTGGCCCGAACCAAATCGTGGGATTATGTGAACATGAACCTTTATGCCTGGTGCCAGCTGGCAATTTTAGCCAACCGCGTAGGGATTGACCTGTGGCATAAGCAAACACCTGATGGAAAAGGAATAAAAGCGGCAGTGAGGTGGTTGATCCCCTATGCATCCGGCGAAAAAAAATGGGAAAACCAGCAGATAGCCGGGTTTGAGTATGAGCAGTTAAAGTTTATTATGGATAAGGCGAGCCAACAATATCCTGATTTGAATTTTGGAGGGGTGTTTAAGAGGTTTCCGACGGAGTTGGAAGTGGAGTAA
- a CDS encoding IS256 family transposase: MKKKALEQLRSGKSLYGKDGAFAPLLKSFLDAALEAELESHLDEAERSSGNRRNGKTSKNIRTSDGTISISTPRDRNSSFEPELIRKRETILAESLESKIIGMYGLGMSFRDISKHIKDMYDTDISHSTLSAITDKIIPEVKEWQSRPLDELYTIVWLDAMHYKVKEEHRMVAHAVYNILGIDRHGHKELLGMYVSQSEGANFWLSVLTDLQNRGVKDILIACIDNLNGFPQAINTVFPQTEIQTCIVHQIRNSLKYVASKDQKVFMKDLKPVYQAETLELAELRLEQLEEKWGKKYEKVLESWRNNWSKLTTYFQYDTTIRKLIYTTNTIEGFHRQIRKVTKTKGGFTSDMALLKLIYLAHNNIKQKWTMPLSNWATTAQKLAIWFPGRMILDLM; this comes from the coding sequence ATGAAAAAGAAAGCCCTTGAGCAACTCCGCTCGGGCAAATCGCTTTATGGCAAGGATGGAGCCTTTGCACCGTTGCTAAAAAGTTTCCTTGATGCCGCCCTTGAGGCGGAATTGGAAAGCCATTTAGATGAAGCAGAACGCAGTTCAGGCAATCGCAGGAACGGTAAGACCAGTAAGAATATCCGAACCTCTGATGGCACCATATCTATTAGTACCCCTCGTGATCGCAATTCCAGTTTTGAACCCGAACTGATCCGCAAACGGGAAACGATATTAGCAGAAAGTCTTGAATCCAAGATCATCGGCATGTATGGACTGGGCATGAGTTTCCGCGATATATCAAAGCATATCAAAGACATGTATGATACAGATATCAGTCACAGTACCTTATCTGCTATAACAGATAAGATCATTCCTGAAGTAAAAGAATGGCAATCAAGGCCGCTGGATGAACTTTACACCATTGTTTGGCTGGATGCGATGCATTACAAGGTTAAAGAGGAACACCGCATGGTAGCGCATGCTGTTTATAACATTCTTGGTATTGACCGTCACGGTCACAAGGAGTTGTTAGGAATGTATGTATCTCAAAGCGAAGGCGCTAATTTTTGGTTAAGTGTATTGACCGACCTTCAAAACAGAGGTGTAAAAGACATCCTGATTGCTTGCATTGATAACCTCAATGGATTCCCACAGGCCATAAATACAGTATTCCCTCAAACAGAAATCCAGACCTGTATCGTCCACCAGATACGCAACAGCCTGAAGTACGTGGCTTCTAAAGATCAAAAAGTATTTATGAAAGATCTTAAGCCGGTGTACCAGGCAGAAACCCTCGAACTGGCAGAACTTCGTTTAGAGCAATTAGAAGAAAAGTGGGGTAAGAAATATGAAAAGGTATTGGAATCATGGCGTAATAACTGGTCGAAGCTGACCACGTATTTTCAGTATGATACCACTATTCGTAAACTGATCTATACCACCAATACCATCGAAGGGTTTCACCGGCAAATCAGAAAAGTAACCAAAACCAAGGGTGGTTTCACATCCGATATGGCTCTGTTAAAACTGATCTATCTGGCTCATAACAACATTAAACAAAAATGGACGATGCCACTTTCTAATTGGGCGACAACGGCCCAGAAGCTGGCCATTTGGTTTCCTGGGAGAATGATATTAGATTTGATGTAG
- a CDS encoding DUF6934 family protein, with protein MTKNMVLAIVANTINDFCDHFGNHLIYAEGSTPARTRLYQIGISGLLDELIKDFDVYGVKNAEVYKFRKDVNYEAFFC; from the coding sequence ATGACAAAAAATATGGTGCTTGCCATAGTAGCCAATACTATAAATGATTTTTGTGACCATTTTGGCAATCATTTAATATATGCCGAAGGTAGTACACCTGCCAGAACACGGTTATATCAAATTGGAATTTCTGGACTGTTGGATGAACTTATTAAAGATTTTGATGTTTATGGAGTGAAGAATGCAGAGGTGTATAAGTTTCGGAAAGATGTTAACTATGAGGCGTTTTTTTGTTAA
- a CDS encoding DUF6934 family protein has protein sequence MNLQRYEYFSSDYKAYQFYSEGPKGRIKKVVTFFKIQNDPIVYNLAFGDEDSQTGVVSDTIVTNNNDKKYGACHSSQYYK, from the coding sequence ATGAATCTACAGCGATACGAATATTTTAGCAGCGATTACAAAGCATATCAATTTTATAGTGAAGGCCCTAAAGGGAGAATTAAAAAAGTTGTAACGTTTTTTAAGATTCAAAATGATCCTATTGTTTACAATTTGGCCTTTGGAGATGAGGACTCCCAAACAGGTGTTGTAAGTGACACTATTGTCACAAATAACAATGACAAAAAATATGGTGCTTGCCATAGTAGCCAATACTATAAATGA
- a CDS encoding TetR/AcrR family transcriptional regulator: MRPKNLEKEQAIRTIALEIIATEGLENLSMQKLAKAAGVSPRTIYIKYEDKEDLLIKLFITEVLGAYEAAILKDFDEQMNFSTGVKKLWFNAFEYLKNNKPHFSLMLYGKSSPLLNKAYQRENIQQGQFFAPIHRFMEANVKEGIICDLPFDVQRALLFSPLLELVNEYFDHAERPRQIITTDVVAECCDIVIKGLLK, translated from the coding sequence ATGCGCCCTAAAAACTTAGAAAAAGAACAAGCCATCCGCACTATCGCATTGGAGATCATCGCTACAGAAGGCCTCGAAAATCTGAGCATGCAAAAACTGGCCAAAGCAGCCGGGGTGTCTCCGCGCACCATCTACATTAAGTATGAGGATAAAGAGGACCTACTGATCAAGCTTTTCATCACCGAAGTCTTAGGCGCTTATGAAGCCGCTATTCTGAAAGATTTTGATGAGCAAATGAATTTTTCGACAGGTGTTAAAAAACTATGGTTCAACGCCTTTGAATATCTTAAAAATAACAAGCCGCATTTTTCGCTGATGCTATACGGCAAATCCTCGCCTTTATTGAATAAAGCTTATCAAAGGGAAAACATTCAGCAGGGGCAGTTTTTTGCGCCAATCCACCGCTTTATGGAGGCTAATGTAAAAGAGGGAATAATCTGCGATCTGCCTTTTGATGTGCAGCGGGCATTGCTCTTCTCTCCACTTCTTGAACTGGTGAATGAATACTTTGATCATGCCGAAAGGCCCCGGCAGATCATTACGACCGATGTTGTAGCCGAATGCTGCGATATCGTAATAAAAGGCCTTTTAAAATAA
- a CDS encoding FAD-dependent oxidoreductase, which translates to MKAIKNKNIAIVGGGPGGLTLARLLQMNGPTVKVYERDANKDKRVQGATLDLHEESGLKALEVAGLMEAFNANYRPGADRLRVTDKSGTIVLDEHGAEGGSYNRPEIDRGPLRKILLESLQPDTVVWDSQFVSLSEHDDTIKLGFKNGTVAYADIVIAADGANSKIRPYITPIKPFYAGISVIEGAVYNSEANSPQIHQLLNGGKIFAMGDEKTLIVSSKGDGSLVFYAGLKTAETWLQDSGIDFKNKAEVFAWFKQEFTGWSNIWDELFVNAEPVFIPRPQYCMPLDQTWDALPNLTMLGDAAHLMPPYAGEGVNMAMLDALELAGCLLNDDYANVHDAIAAYEKQMRARASETAVVTLEQTKSLHSADGLKNLVAMFRLEE; encoded by the coding sequence ATGAAAGCGATTAAAAACAAAAACATAGCCATTGTAGGTGGCGGTCCCGGAGGGCTTACGCTTGCCCGTCTTTTGCAGATGAACGGACCTACCGTAAAAGTGTATGAGCGCGACGCTAATAAAGATAAGCGGGTACAGGGTGCCACGCTCGATCTGCATGAAGAATCGGGCCTGAAAGCTTTAGAAGTGGCCGGACTGATGGAGGCCTTTAACGCCAATTACCGCCCCGGAGCCGATAGACTCAGAGTTACGGATAAAAGCGGCACTATTGTTTTGGACGAACATGGCGCCGAAGGCGGCTCATACAACCGCCCCGAAATTGACCGCGGGCCCTTAAGAAAAATCCTGCTCGAATCTCTGCAACCTGATACCGTGGTTTGGGATAGCCAATTTGTTTCGCTTAGCGAACACGATGACACAATTAAACTCGGGTTTAAAAATGGGACAGTAGCTTATGCCGATATAGTGATTGCCGCCGATGGTGCCAATTCAAAAATCCGTCCTTACATTACTCCTATAAAACCTTTTTATGCCGGGATCAGCGTGATTGAAGGTGCTGTTTATAATTCGGAGGCGAACAGTCCTCAAATTCATCAACTTTTAAATGGCGGTAAAATATTTGCCATGGGCGATGAAAAAACGCTGATAGTAAGTTCGAAAGGCGATGGCAGTTTGGTATTTTACGCGGGCCTGAAAACTGCCGAAACATGGTTGCAGGATAGCGGGATCGATTTTAAAAATAAAGCAGAGGTATTTGCCTGGTTTAAACAGGAGTTTACCGGGTGGAGTAACATTTGGGATGAGCTTTTTGTAAACGCCGAACCGGTATTTATCCCACGCCCGCAATATTGCATGCCATTGGATCAAACCTGGGATGCGCTGCCTAACCTCACCATGCTGGGTGATGCCGCCCACCTGATGCCACCTTACGCCGGAGAAGGCGTGAACATGGCCATGCTTGATGCTTTAGAGCTGGCTGGATGTTTGTTAAATGATGATTATGCAAATGTACATGATGCGATAGCAGCTTATGAAAAGCAGATGAGAGCAAGGGCATCTGAAACCGCGGTTGTTACATTGGAGCAGACGAAATCGCTACATTCTGCGGATGGATTGAAAAATTTGGTGGCGATGTTCAGACTGGAGGAATAG